The genomic segment GGCACACGGGTAGATGGCATGGTGGAACTTCGCATCTGGGTACAAGAGGCGGTGACAGGCGATGTGGTATGGACCAATCATACCAATATCGAAACTGGGCGAAGATCTTTCTTCGCTGACCCACAGCACGATGCCCTATTCAGCAAGGCAGTACAGCGTAATGCCTGCCTCCTGATACATGATTTCGCCAGAAACGGCATTCAATAATCTCTCATTTCTTGAACAAAAAAAGATAAAAAAAAGGCCCTCTCGAAAACGAGAGGGCCTTTTTTTTACCACCTTACTCACTGCTAGTTTGCTGTCTGCTCCTGCTCCTGCTTCTTGGCACCCTGAAAGAGGGCCATGAAGTTTACTGGCTCCATCAAAAATGGGGCAAAACCACCGTCTACAGAAACCTGGCTGGCAATTTGTCTGGTAAATGGAAAGAGAAGGGTCGGGCAATCCACGGCAAGAACCATGGCCAAATGCTCTTCCGGAATATTTCTCACCCAGAAAATTGCCGCATGCTCAAGTTCAAGGATAAAAAGGGTCTTGGCACCATCGTCGGCAGTTACCTTGGCGTTAATCTCAAGGCTTACTTCCCAATGATCATCATCAACCTTC from the Desulfotalea psychrophila LSv54 genome contains:
- the secB gene encoding protein-export chaperone SecB, whose amino-acid sequence is MAETNEKQAAHPEFRMQKMYTKDLSFESPSAPAVFLDGGSEPKVELNLQLNNKKVDDDHWEVSLEINAKVTADDGAKTLFILELEHAAIFWVRNIPEEHLAMVLAVDCPTLLFPFTRQIASQVSVDGGFAPFLMEPVNFMALFQGAKKQEQEQTAN